In uncultured Methanobrevibacter sp., a genomic segment contains:
- the priL gene encoding DNA primase large subunit PriL, producing the protein MVEVSFINPLSTEGRQIVKEYGDLNKLFDEDETLVNEVIHTTNQKISDDSLIPKSYKDLAMKRIQWAIEKKNNKNYTQSEFEYLLNSNLYKQDVVTFHILCQAIAIQFNVTSRETRLFIESQGKLIEERLAKIPPGSRSEIIDDILRDIKTDGTIQWKALKEVIASKRLSLTDLLINHGNIILEEDEFLEKYSEEFTDRNPDRMYNILVGNNIKELILSRLIMQKTEEYIKRIKEMSSRIEIHPAISEIGEELKEFIPEEISKCNTFYAGSGGIYGTVKAGKLLREAFPPCIKNTVEGVSSGGRNDAIVLLLTSFASYARLYPRIFASDENVKVSDMDPDLSITENEILPLIYEAADNCSPPLFDDQPQEKINIISKLGFGMHSEVDINHEGETKWYTPMSCEKIKIHLPQLCKPDNSCKGINNPLSCYGRKKYQIDNKKD; encoded by the coding sequence ATGGTTGAAGTTTCATTTATTAATCCATTGTCCACTGAAGGAAGACAAATAGTTAAAGAATATGGAGATTTAAATAAACTTTTTGATGAAGATGAAACACTTGTAAATGAAGTAATACACACTACAAATCAAAAAATATCAGATGATTCATTAATTCCTAAATCATACAAAGATTTAGCTATGAAAAGAATACAATGGGCAATTGAAAAAAAAAATAACAAAAATTACACTCAAAGTGAATTTGAATACTTATTAAATAGTAATTTATATAAGCAGGATGTTGTAACATTTCATATTCTATGTCAAGCAATAGCTATTCAATTTAATGTAACTTCAAGAGAAACTAGACTTTTTATTGAATCACAAGGGAAATTAATAGAAGAAAGGCTAGCTAAAATTCCTCCCGGAAGCAGAAGTGAAATCATTGATGATATCTTAAGAGATATTAAAACTGATGGAACAATCCAATGGAAAGCCTTAAAAGAAGTAATAGCTTCTAAAAGATTATCCCTAACTGATTTATTAATTAATCATGGAAATATAATTTTAGAAGAAGATGAATTTTTAGAAAAATATTCTGAAGAATTTACAGATAGAAATCCTGATAGAATGTATAATATTTTAGTTGGAAATAATATAAAAGAATTAATTCTTTCCAGACTTATTATGCAAAAAACAGAAGAATACATCAAAAGAATCAAGGAAATGTCTTCTAGAATAGAAATTCATCCAGCAATTAGTGAAATTGGAGAAGAATTAAAAGAATTTATTCCTGAAGAAATTAGTAAATGCAATACTTTCTATGCAGGTAGTGGAGGAATTTATGGTACTGTCAAAGCAGGAAAATTACTAAGAGAAGCATTCCCACCATGTATTAAGAATACTGTTGAAGGAGTTTCTTCCGGTGGGCGTAATGATGCTATTGTATTATTATTAACTTCATTTGCATCATATGCTAGATTATATCCTAGGATTTTTGCAAGTGATGAAAATGTTAAAGTATCTGACATGGATCCTGATTTATCAATAACTGAAAATGAAATTTTACCATTAATTTATGAAGCTGCAGATAACTGTTCTCCACCATTATTTGATGATCAGCCACAAGAAAAAATCAATATTATATCAAAGTTAGGATTTGGTATGCATAGTGAAGTTGATATTAATCATGAAGGAGAAACAAAATGGTACACTCCAATGAGTTGTGAGAAAATTAAAATCCATTTACCACAACTATGTAAACCAGATAACTCATGTAAAGGAATTAACAATCCATTATCATGCTATGGGCGTAAAAAATACCAAATAGATAATAAAAAAGATTAA
- a CDS encoding DUF530 domain-containing protein — protein sequence MEESALVAKAEKYLKIISNDVINLDDIEVFENFKGLYYKLDDRLNTLQDLKENMDAQGYTTPFTSLNRYGTKAIAEVTLEEMSENSRHNQMFRMKANAKKNVLDRVKSAIDAHKIAIGHLEQCGYLKCDSCYKKYTLSEFRANCEKCSCGHENLSFKINRDATYRLEIIPYLPLSGNYLVLMSELSGYGRNSFKKVLNILKQERKGLVKTISLVIRFKDDNGRWIRKNVTLDSEFINNYEEEVRNRYGKDVRIEVLRFHRTKPAIIDDKYVRNALAISYVKYSEEIISSIKDEILKRKLSDFKRINKYHSIIYKYENEKPDFIEEYDIGELDAWRQSKIQEEFEKLQYIDKFGNYNRSLKRDLKIMENIEKTIFENLAPTLMMWDIFRYYLTTSYNNRKLINGPFPYIRTELDRQQRKVFQTTFRKVINALNNYTDLKIISISDMDLILYEKFKFEKQSKNSNILFNYPALGAGLIHEHGNIEIESIGNVLNINESKIKKELKNIEHIRKPKSAKSKKFLDLIKK from the coding sequence ATGGAAGAATCTGCTCTAGTTGCAAAGGCTGAAAAATATCTTAAAATAATTTCAAATGATGTTATTAATTTAGATGATATTGAGGTATTTGAAAATTTTAAGGGATTATATTATAAACTAGATGACAGATTAAATACTTTACAAGATTTAAAAGAAAATATGGATGCACAAGGATATACCACTCCTTTTACATCCTTAAATAGATATGGTACAAAAGCAATAGCTGAAGTCACTCTTGAAGAAATGAGTGAAAACAGTAGACATAATCAAATGTTTAGAATGAAAGCTAATGCTAAAAAAAATGTATTAGATAGAGTTAAATCAGCTATTGATGCTCATAAGATAGCAATTGGTCATTTAGAACAATGTGGTTATCTTAAATGTGATTCATGTTATAAAAAATACACTCTTAGTGAATTTAGAGCTAATTGTGAAAAATGTAGTTGTGGTCATGAGAATCTTTCTTTTAAAATCAATAGGGATGCAACTTATAGATTAGAAATTATTCCTTATTTGCCTTTATCTGGTAATTATTTGGTTTTAATGAGTGAATTATCTGGATATGGTAGAAATTCATTTAAAAAAGTATTAAATATTCTTAAACAAGAAAGAAAAGGGCTTGTTAAAACTATTTCTTTAGTTATTCGTTTTAAAGATGATAATGGTCGTTGGATTCGTAAAAATGTAACTTTAGATTCTGAATTTATTAATAATTATGAAGAAGAAGTTAGAAATAGATATGGTAAAGACGTTAGGATTGAAGTTTTAAGATTCCATAGAACCAAACCAGCTATTATTGATGATAAATATGTTAGAAATGCATTAGCTATTAGTTATGTTAAATATAGTGAAGAAATTATTTCCAGTATTAAAGATGAAATCTTAAAAAGAAAATTATCTGATTTTAAAAGAATCAATAAATATCATTCTATAATATATAAATATGAAAATGAAAAACCTGATTTCATTGAAGAATATGATATTGGAGAGTTAGATGCATGGAGACAGTCTAAAATTCAAGAAGAATTTGAAAAACTACAGTATATTGATAAATTTGGTAATTATAATCGTTCTTTAAAAAGAGACTTAAAAATAATGGAAAATATTGAAAAAACCATATTTGAAAATTTAGCTCCTACCTTAATGATGTGGGATATTTTTAGATATTATTTAACTACTTCTTATAATAATCGTAAACTTATTAATGGTCCATTTCCATATATTAGGACAGAACTTGATCGTCAACAACGTAAAGTATTCCAAACTACATTTAGGAAAGTTATTAATGCTTTAAATAATTATACTGATTTAAAAATAATTTCAATATCTGATATGGATCTTATTTTATATGAAAAATTCAAGTTTGAAAAGCAATCTAAAAACTCAAATATATTATTTAACTATCCTGCTTTAGGGGCTGGTTTAATACATGAACATGGAAATATTGAAATTGAGTCTATTGGGAATGTATTAAATATTAATGAATCTAAAATTAAAAAAGAACTTAAAAATATTGAACATATCAGAAAACCAAAAAGTGCAAAATCTAAAAAATTCCTGGATTTAATTAAAAAGTGA
- a CDS encoding exonuclease SbcC, which translates to MVCRGNITFHSFECDYNEIYEAYDVDGDIKNDIQILTDYYTYSGYYTFLNSYFWKNLFECIYWEDIMGTEFSKIDFKNLPSRLYEDRIPFSYNIKDIQERIDIFSQIITVQSNLNEHALFNMVNVKELSLFEDFMKVFFNKQNKKVRKSFLHSHGFKYLEEYYDEERRYDYFSMFKRYFGDKFSKFIDNELKEYGINEKFSTMNVVNSIFSKFSKNQLLSIINRLNLNKESFNSFNPFLAFNGQDMIFVFMWDEFKKQFDDLEVLWIDFLLNLGFNVEIFAFNKSNNILSRFVNKFKENKIKLELFNLDEKGRENFKLEESVKLMINDFRQLENEINNLNNENIVIKLDGEEVIFDDIYDVFSCTSKKENNGLSRDYCCRYGDSNPSKFPCKYVEEYFSSIFNVTDGFGQITDKGIWKFNKNKVRDKLKDLSKTMKICPFFEYMSNKKALTKYLKNINPKTMNQWCFVDEKGHSWYFLRKVWFNDEADLDFPGFSKMVGVKKTDNNLKYKAVAILDDKLKKQKKSMKKQDVKQTQLDF; encoded by the coding sequence ATGGTATGTCGAGGAAATATAACATTTCACTCATTTGAATGTGATTATAATGAAATTTATGAAGCTTATGATGTTGATGGTGATATTAAAAATGATATTCAAATTTTAACTGATTATTATACTTATTCTGGTTATTATACATTTTTAAATAGCTATTTTTGGAAAAATTTATTTGAGTGTATTTATTGGGAAGATATAATGGGTACTGAATTTTCAAAAATTGATTTTAAAAATCTTCCTTCTAGACTTTATGAGGATAGAATTCCATTCTCATATAATATAAAAGATATTCAGGAAAGAATTGATATTTTTTCTCAGATAATAACCGTTCAATCAAATCTTAATGAACATGCTTTGTTTAATATGGTAAATGTAAAAGAATTAAGTTTATTTGAAGATTTCATGAAAGTCTTTTTTAATAAACAAAATAAGAAAGTTAGAAAATCTTTTCTGCATTCTCATGGTTTTAAATATCTTGAGGAATATTATGATGAAGAAAGACGCTATGATTATTTCAGTATGTTCAAGAGATATTTTGGTGATAAATTTTCTAAATTCATTGATAATGAACTGAAAGAATATGGAATTAATGAAAAATTTTCTACAATGAATGTAGTAAACTCAATTTTTTCTAAATTTTCTAAAAATCAATTATTGTCAATTATTAATAGATTGAATTTAAATAAAGAAAGTTTTAATTCTTTTAATCCATTTTTAGCTTTTAATGGTCAGGACATGATTTTTGTTTTCATGTGGGATGAGTTTAAAAAACAATTTGATGATTTGGAAGTATTGTGGATTGATTTTTTATTGAATTTAGGTTTTAATGTTGAAATATTTGCTTTTAATAAATCAAATAATATATTATCTAGATTTGTAAATAAATTTAAAGAAAATAAAATTAAATTAGAATTATTTAATCTGGATGAAAAGGGACGAGAAAACTTTAAATTAGAAGAATCAGTTAAATTAATGATTAATGATTTCAGACAATTGGAGAATGAAATAAATAATTTAAATAATGAAAATATTGTAATTAAGCTTGATGGAGAGGAAGTAATTTTTGATGATATTTATGATGTATTTTCATGCACTTCAAAAAAAGAAAATAACGGTTTATCAAGGGATTACTGTTGCCGATATGGGGATTCAAATCCTAGTAAATTTCCATGTAAGTATGTTGAGGAATATTTCAGTTCAATTTTTAATGTAACTGATGGATTTGGTCAAATTACTGATAAAGGAATATGGAAATTCAATAAAAATAAAGTTAGGGACAAACTTAAAGATTTATCCAAAACAATGAAAATATGCCCATTTTTTGAATATATGTCAAATAAAAAAGCTTTAACTAAATATCTTAAAAACATCAATCCTAAAACCATGAATCAATGGTGTTTTGTAGATGAAAAGGGTCATTCATGGTATTTTTTAAGGAAAGTATGGTTTAATGATGAAGCTGATTTGGATTTTCCAGGATTTTCTAAAATGGTGGGTGTTAAAAAAACAGATAACAATCTTAAATATAAAGCTGTAGCTATTTTAGATGATAAGCTTAAAAAACAGAAAAAAAGCATGAAAAAGCAGGATGTTAAACAGACACAGCTTGATTTTTAA
- a CDS encoding tetratricopeptide repeat protein produces the protein MNFCYECGCKLGRYEKSCPNCGTIFERVINISKNITDENYSEKLEFLINRAEIAYSNKNYGVAIKYFNQFLEINPFSSKVLAKVGFIYAANLNNFDKAFYYINKALEYNSKNYRAWFTKGDLFVNLGNFQDAIKCFDHVLILCNNHETAWFLKGLSLINLNRLTEANYCLNRTLDINPNFKEAKICLDNLSLML, from the coding sequence ATGAATTTTTGTTATGAATGTGGGTGTAAATTAGGGAGATATGAAAAATCATGCCCCAATTGTGGAACTATTTTTGAAAGAGTTATTAATATTTCAAAAAATATAACTGATGAAAATTATTCTGAAAAGTTGGAATTTTTAATTAATAGGGCTGAAATAGCTTATTCTAATAAAAATTATGGTGTTGCAATAAAATATTTTAATCAATTTTTAGAAATAAATCCTTTTAGTTCTAAAGTATTAGCAAAAGTAGGTTTTATTTATGCAGCTAATCTTAATAATTTTGATAAAGCATTTTATTATATTAACAAAGCTTTAGAATATAATTCTAAGAACTATCGGGCTTGGTTCACAAAGGGGGATTTGTTTGTTAATCTAGGAAATTTTCAGGATGCAATTAAATGTTTTGACCATGTATTGATTTTATGTAATAATCATGAAACTGCTTGGTTTTTAAAAGGATTATCATTAATTAATTTAAATAGGCTTACTGAAGCCAATTATTGTTTAAATAGGACATTAGATATTAATCCTAATTTTAAAGAAGCAAAAATATGTCTGGATAATTTAAGTCTTATGTTATAA
- a CDS encoding glycosyltransferase 4 family protein: protein MMLFPQLPLYAIAIICGILSFLVTRLSMPRIIRKLEKADIVGKDLHKSWKPIVAEMGGFGILFGFIIGIFSGICMHDILTFPLCVVLIVILLVGIIGIADDLLVLSSKEKLFLLFLAGIPLIWAAPPNVGIVYLICIPIAISIGSNLTNMLAGLNGIESGLGIIALTSLTISCIILGKYDVTIISMSMLGALIAFLYFNKYPAKIFPGDTGTLIIGATIVSIAFIGRVKLIALIVLLPNIIDAALKFYSAGVMERQQFKPTQLDEDGNLVRPEVGFKSLIRLVLRKPIPEKQAVKIIWSIGIICGLIGIITAILMPGVLQNQTLANFMQIKEFFYYLG from the coding sequence ATGATGTTATTCCCACAACTTCCGTTGTATGCAATAGCAATAATTTGTGGTATTTTATCTTTTTTAGTAACAAGATTATCAATGCCTAGAATTATTAGAAAATTAGAAAAGGCAGATATTGTAGGTAAGGATTTACATAAATCCTGGAAGCCCATTGTAGCTGAAATGGGTGGATTTGGTATTCTATTTGGATTTATAATAGGTATTTTTTCTGGAATATGTATGCATGATATTCTTACATTTCCGTTATGTGTTGTTTTAATAGTAATTCTTCTTGTAGGAATTATAGGTATTGCAGATGATTTACTTGTGCTTTCTTCAAAAGAAAAATTATTTCTGTTATTTTTAGCAGGTATTCCTTTAATATGGGCAGCACCTCCAAATGTTGGAATTGTATATTTGATTTGTATTCCAATAGCTATTTCAATTGGATCCAATTTAACTAATATGTTAGCTGGTTTAAATGGAATAGAATCTGGGCTTGGGATAATTGCACTTACTTCTTTAACAATATCTTGTATTATTTTAGGAAAATATGATGTTACAATTATTAGTATGAGTATGCTTGGGGCTTTAATAGCTTTCTTATACTTTAATAAGTATCCTGCAAAAATTTTCCCTGGAGATACTGGAACTTTAATTATTGGTGCTACAATTGTTTCAATAGCTTTTATTGGTCGTGTAAAATTAATTGCTTTAATTGTGCTTTTACCGAATATTATTGATGCAGCTCTTAAATTTTACAGTGCTGGAGTTATGGAAAGACAACAGTTTAAGCCAACTCAATTAGATGAAGATGGAAATTTGGTAAGACCTGAAGTTGGATTTAAATCTTTAATTAGACTTGTACTACGAAAACCAATTCCAGAAAAACAAGCAGTTAAAATAATTTGGAGTATTGGAATTATATGTGGATTAATTGGGATAATTACTGCAATATTAATGCCGGGAGTACTTCAAAATCAAACATTGGCTAATTTTATGCAAATTAAAGAATTTTTCTATTATTTAGGATGA
- a CDS encoding 2,5-diamino-6-(ribosylamino)-4(3H)-pyrimidinone 5'-phosphate reductase — protein sequence MKPYVILNAAMTLDGKIATKTGSSNISGEKDLKRVHELRKEVDGIMVGINTVIADNPRLTVHKINANPEDNPVRIVVDSKCRTPIASRITNNDAKTIIAGANSYKYDFIVGDRYANFTKLGVDFFFSGNKQVDLNSLMDYLYKQDIKTLMLEGGSTLNFSMIKEGLIDEIRICVAPFVVGGRESHTLFDGEGFDTMDEGVRLELFDSFKLDDDLILQYKVLKKI from the coding sequence ATGAAGCCTTATGTGATATTAAATGCAGCTATGACATTAGATGGAAAAATAGCTACTAAAACTGGAAGTTCTAATATTTCAGGCGAGAAAGATTTAAAAAGAGTTCATGAACTTAGAAAGGAAGTTGATGGGATAATGGTTGGAATTAATACTGTTATTGCAGATAATCCTAGATTAACTGTTCATAAAATTAATGCAAATCCTGAAGATAATCCAGTCCGTATTGTGGTAGATAGTAAATGCAGAACTCCAATAGCTTCCAGAATAACTAATAATGATGCAAAGACAATAATTGCTGGTGCAAATAGCTATAAATATGATTTTATAGTTGGTGATAGATATGCTAATTTTACTAAACTTGGTGTTGATTTCTTTTTCAGCGGAAATAAACAAGTTGATTTAAACTCTTTAATGGATTATCTTTATAAACAGGACATTAAAACTTTAATGCTTGAAGGAGGTTCAACTTTAAACTTTTCTATGATTAAGGAAGGTTTAATTGATGAAATAAGGATATGTGTAGCTCCTTTTGTTGTAGGTGGTAGAGAGTCACACACTTTGTTTGATGGTGAAGGATTTGATACTATGGATGAAGGTGTAAGATTAGAGCTTTTTGATTCATTTAAATTAGATGATGATTTAATTTTGCAATATAAAGTTTTAAAAAAAATTTAA
- the metG gene encoding methionine--tRNA ligase, whose product MSKIFISCALPYANGPCHLGHIRSTYLPADIYARYNRMIDNDVLLVCATDEHGTPIAVKADKENKKPIEIAKRYHDMIVRDVESMNISLDNFTRTTDKLHYEIAQNFFLELYNKGLIYKKDIQQLYCETCNKFLPDRYVEGICPVCGAEARGDHCEKCGRALEPTELDEPKCLTCGSTPIIKDTYQYFFKLSEFENDLKDYINNNDNLPANVKNYAKNWLKEGLNDWVLTRDMDWGIPIPLDEAEGKVLYVWVEAFLGYISSAAQWSRETGIKWEDYWNDTAIHFIGKDIIYHHSIFWPGLLKAYGCKLPDKIYAGEFLSLEGEKMSTSKNWVVWISDFVDKFDPDLLRYYLTINAPLNKDTDFSWDDFQRRNNDELADVIGNFLHRTFTFTHKFFNGNVPEYKNPSNEDEEFKEVIEKLPDTVGNNISGFEFRDGLLEIYKVAKIGNKYFNDQEPWKAVKEDMQKAANCLYLSNQLAKTLAYVLKPYIPSKADEIARIINLSTPDEWKDAKVPLPEGHEINKAKPLFTKIDDDVINKEKEELQKNLKENEDENMSDLISIDDFDKVVIKIGQVKEAEKIEKSDKLLKLQVDIGDEVRQIVAGLAKQYSPEELIDRKVAVVVNLQPAKLFGTLSEGMILATGESAALLSPDECEVGERIQ is encoded by the coding sequence ATGTCTAAAATTTTTATTTCATGTGCACTTCCTTATGCAAATGGACCCTGTCATTTAGGTCATATTCGTTCTACTTATTTGCCTGCTGATATTTATGCAAGGTATAATCGTATGATTGATAATGATGTTTTATTAGTTTGTGCTACTGATGAACACGGTACTCCAATTGCTGTTAAAGCTGATAAAGAAAACAAAAAACCAATTGAAATTGCTAAGAGATATCATGATATGATTGTTCGTGATGTAGAATCAATGAATATATCTTTGGATAATTTTACAAGGACTACGGATAAATTACATTATGAAATTGCTCAGAATTTCTTTTTAGAATTATATAATAAGGGATTAATTTATAAAAAAGATATTCAACAATTATATTGTGAAACTTGTAATAAATTTTTGCCTGATCGTTATGTAGAAGGTATTTGTCCGGTTTGTGGTGCTGAAGCAAGAGGTGACCATTGTGAAAAATGTGGAAGAGCTTTAGAACCTACTGAACTTGATGAACCTAAATGTTTAACTTGTGGTTCAACTCCTATTATTAAAGATACTTATCAATACTTCTTTAAATTAAGTGAGTTTGAAAATGATTTAAAAGATTATATTAATAATAATGATAATCTTCCAGCTAATGTTAAAAATTATGCTAAAAATTGGCTTAAAGAAGGTTTAAATGATTGGGTTTTAACAAGAGATATGGATTGGGGAATTCCAATACCTCTTGATGAAGCTGAAGGTAAAGTACTTTATGTCTGGGTGGAAGCATTCTTAGGTTATATCTCATCAGCTGCACAATGGTCAAGGGAAACTGGCATTAAATGGGAAGATTATTGGAATGACACTGCAATTCATTTTATTGGTAAAGATATTATTTATCATCATTCAATTTTTTGGCCAGGACTTCTTAAAGCATATGGATGTAAATTACCTGATAAAATATATGCTGGTGAATTTTTATCATTAGAAGGTGAAAAAATGTCTACTAGTAAAAATTGGGTTGTTTGGATATCTGATTTTGTGGATAAATTTGACCCAGATTTACTTAGATATTACTTAACTATAAATGCACCTTTAAACAAAGATACAGATTTCTCTTGGGATGATTTCCAAAGAAGAAATAATGATGAATTAGCAGATGTTATTGGTAACTTTTTACATAGGACATTTACATTTACTCATAAATTCTTTAATGGTAATGTACCAGAATATAAAAATCCATCTAATGAAGATGAAGAGTTTAAAGAAGTTATTGAAAAGCTTCCTGATACAGTAGGTAATAATATTTCTGGTTTTGAATTTAGAGATGGTTTACTTGAAATTTATAAAGTGGCTAAGATAGGTAATAAATATTTCAATGATCAAGAACCATGGAAAGCTGTAAAAGAAGATATGCAAAAAGCAGCTAACTGTTTGTATTTATCAAATCAATTAGCTAAAACATTAGCTTATGTACTTAAACCATATATTCCAAGTAAAGCTGATGAAATAGCTAGAATTATTAATTTATCAACTCCTGATGAATGGAAAGATGCGAAAGTTCCATTACCTGAAGGACATGAAATTAATAAAGCTAAACCGTTATTTACAAAAATCGATGATGATGTAATTAACAAAGAAAAAGAAGAGTTACAAAAAAATTTAAAAGAAAATGAGGATGAAAATATGAGTGATTTAATTAGTATTGATGATTTTGACAAAGTAGTTATTAAAATTGGACAAGTAAAAGAAGCAGAAAAAATAGAAAAATCTGATAAATTATTAAAATTACAAGTAGATATTGGTGATGAAGTAAGGCAAATTGTAGCGGGTCTTGCTAAACAGTATTCTCCTGAAGAGTTAATTGACAGAAAAGTAGCTGTTGTTGTAAACTTACAACCTGCTAAATTATTTGGAACATTATCTGAAGGAATGATTCTTGCAACTGGGGAAAGTGCAGCGTTATTATCTCCAGATGAATGTGAAGTCGGTGAAAGAATACAATAG